A window of Aeromicrobium sp. Root236 contains these coding sequences:
- the rpsB gene encoding 30S ribosomal protein S2 yields MAVVTMRQLLESGVHFGHQTRRWNPKMKRFIFTERNGIYIIDLQQSLAYIDAGYEFVKNTVARGGTILFVGTKRQAQEPIEEQAKRVGMPFVNQRWLGGMLTNFQTMHQRLQRMKELEEIDFDDVAGSNRTKKELLGMSREYAKLSRTLGGIRDMGRTPSAVWIVDTKKEHLAVDEAKKLGIPIIAILDTNCDPDDVDFPIPGNDDAIRSVGLLTRVIADAVAEGLIARGGSKTGEEEPGAELGAEEPLADWERELLEQKDAAQTGAVSPVKADAAPDETAVTVEDAAAETEAPAAEVTEAPAAEAAADEAPAKKAPAKKAPAAKKAAATDEAPAKKAPAKKAAEKVDADAAE; encoded by the coding sequence ATGGCCGTCGTCACCATGCGCCAGCTGCTCGAGAGCGGCGTTCACTTCGGGCACCAGACCCGTCGCTGGAACCCCAAGATGAAGCGATTCATCTTCACCGAGCGCAACGGCATCTACATCATCGACCTGCAGCAGTCGCTCGCCTACATCGACGCCGGCTACGAGTTCGTCAAGAACACCGTCGCCCGTGGCGGCACGATCCTGTTCGTCGGCACCAAGCGCCAGGCGCAGGAGCCGATCGAGGAGCAGGCCAAGCGCGTCGGCATGCCCTTCGTCAACCAGCGTTGGCTCGGCGGCATGCTCACCAACTTCCAGACGATGCACCAGCGCCTTCAGCGCATGAAGGAGCTCGAGGAGATCGACTTCGACGACGTCGCGGGATCCAACCGCACGAAGAAGGAGCTCCTCGGCATGAGCCGCGAGTACGCGAAGCTGTCGCGCACCCTCGGCGGAATCCGCGACATGGGCCGTACGCCGTCCGCCGTGTGGATCGTCGACACCAAGAAGGAGCACCTCGCGGTCGACGAGGCCAAGAAGCTCGGCATCCCGATCATCGCGATCCTCGACACCAACTGCGACCCCGATGACGTCGACTTCCCGATCCCGGGCAACGACGACGCCATCCGCTCGGTCGGCCTGCTGACCCGCGTCATCGCCGACGCCGTCGCCGAGGGCCTCATCGCCCGCGGTGGCAGCAAGACCGGCGAAGAGGAGCCCGGAGCCGAGCTCGGCGCCGAGGAGCCCCTGGCCGACTGGGAGCGCGAGCTGCTGGAGCAGAAGGACGCCGCCCAGACCGGCGCCGTCTCGCCCGTCAAGGCCGACGCTGCTCCTGACGAGACCGCCGTGACGGTCGAGGACGCCGCTGCCGAGACCGAGGCGCCCGCCGCCGAGGTCACTGAGGCTCCTGCCGCCGAGGCCGCCGCCGACGAGGCYCCGGCCAAGAAGGCGCCCGCCAAGAAGGCTCCGGCTGCCAAGAAGGCTGCTGCGACCGACGAGGCCCCGGCCAAGAAGGCGCCCGCCAAGAAGGCTGCCGAGAAGGTCGACGCCGACGCCGCCGAGTGA
- a CDS encoding peptidoglycan DD-metalloendopeptidase family protein, whose product MFRRIPVVSLLLLLIASPPVQAGSPDPWTWPLDDHAVGERFDPPATDYGRGHRGVDLAASAGDAVRAVAAGRVVFAGQVGGIGVVTIDHGRERSTYQPVKARVKVGDAVRPGQVIGTLLGAPSHCPGACLHLGRLAGDDYLDPLELLGGGRFRLIDPKGEPPAPPAGVGGRGLQRPVGGPITSPFGMRVHPVTGERKLHDGTDFGVPCGTPVHAAAAGTVVGRSHSKAYGKRVVIRHQPGFETSYNHLSRQSVSVGDRVTAGQVVGRSGNTGLSTGCHLHFMVVRSGKPVNPQDYL is encoded by the coding sequence ATGTTCCGTCGAATCCCGGTCGTCTCGCTCCTCCTGCTGCTCATCGCATCTCCGCCGGTCCAGGCCGGGTCGCCCGACCCGTGGACCTGGCCGCTCGACGACCACGCCGTCGGCGAGCGCTTCGACCCCCCGGCGACCGACTACGGCCGAGGGCACCGCGGCGTCGACCTGGCCGCGAGCGCCGGCGACGCCGTCCGCGCCGTCGCGGCGGGGCGCGTCGTGTTCGCCGGCCAGGTCGGCGGGATCGGGGTCGTGACGATCGACCACGGCCGGGAACGGTCGACCTACCAACCCGTCAAGGCGCGGGTCAAGGTCGGCGACGCCGTGCGGCCCGGCCAGGTGATCGGCACCCTGCTCGGAGCCCCGAGTCACTGCCCCGGCGCCTGCCTGCACCTGGGCCGCCTCGCCGGCGATGACTACCTCGACCCGCTCGAGCTGTTGGGTGGCGGCCGGTTCCGGCTCATCGACCCCAAGGGCGAGCCTCCGGCACCTCCGGCCGGCGTCGGTGGCCGAGGTCTGCAACGCCCCGTCGGTGGGCCGATCACCTCGCCGTTCGGCATGCGGGTCCATCCGGTCACGGGCGAGCGGAAGCTGCACGACGGCACCGACTTCGGTGTCCCGTGCGGCACACCCGTCCACGCGGCGGCCGCCGGCACGGTCGTCGGCCGCTCGCACAGCAAGGCGTACGGCAAGCGGGTCGTCATCCGCCACCAGCCCGGCTTCGAGACGTCCTACAACCACCTCAGCCGGCAATCGGTCTCGGTCGGTGACCGGGTCACCGCCGGTCAGGTCGTCGGACGCTCCGGCAACACCGGCCTGTCGACCGGGTGCCACCTGCACTTCATGGTCGTCAGGTCCGGCAAGCCGGTGAATCCCCAGGACTACCTCTAG
- a CDS encoding tyrosine recombinase XerC has protein sequence MTESEGPGEAWSAVLAAYEQHLKAERDLSAHSVRAYLTDLESLAVHAERLGVHDPANLSIRTLRSWLANLQTLGRARTTIARRATSARVFTLWLARTGRAPADAGALLASPKAHRELPVALSEVEVRGLLDATVRSLVDDGPRGLRDLAILEILYATGIRVGELVGLDIDDLDRGRRVVRVLGKGRKERAVPYGLPASEAIELWLERGRPAIAAEASGAAVFLGMRGSRIDQRAVRRIVHERLAAVDGAPDLGPHGLRHTAATHLLEGGADLRSVQEILGHASLGTTQIYTHVSNERLRAAYKLAHPRA, from the coding sequence ATGACGGAGTCAGAGGGACCGGGCGAGGCCTGGTCGGCGGTCCTGGCCGCCTATGAGCAGCACCTGAAGGCCGAGCGCGATCTCTCGGCCCATTCGGTGCGGGCCTATCTCACCGACCTGGAGAGCCTCGCCGTGCACGCTGAGCGGCTCGGCGTCCATGACCCGGCGAACCTGTCGATCCGCACGCTGCGCAGCTGGCTCGCCAACCTGCAGACGCTCGGCCGGGCCCGCACGACGATCGCTCGCCGGGCGACCTCGGCGCGAGTGTTCACGCTCTGGCTCGCCCGGACGGGCCGGGCGCCCGCGGATGCCGGGGCATTGCTGGCGAGCCCCAAGGCCCATCGCGAGCTGCCGGTCGCGCTCAGTGAGGTCGAGGTCCGTGGCCTGCTCGACGCCACGGTCCGGTCCCTGGTCGACGACGGGCCGCGTGGCCTGCGCGACCTCGCGATCCTCGAGATCCTGTACGCCACGGGCATCCGCGTCGGCGAGCTGGTCGGGCTCGACATCGACGATCTAGACCGTGGGCGCCGCGTCGTCCGCGTGCTCGGCAAGGGACGCAAGGAACGCGCGGTGCCTTATGGCTTGCCGGCGTCGGAGGCGATCGAGCTGTGGCTCGAGCGCGGCCGCCCCGCGATCGCTGCCGAGGCCAGCGGCGCAGCGGTCTTCCTCGGCATGCGCGGCAGCCGCATCGACCAGCGCGCTGTGCGCCGCATCGTGCACGAACGCCTCGCTGCGGTCGACGGAGCGCCCGACCTCGGTCCCCACGGCCTCCGGCACACTGCTGCGACCCATCTGCTCGAGGGCGGAGCCGACCTTCGCAGCGTGCAGGAGATCCTCGGCCACGCGTCACTGGGCACGACGCAGATCTACACGCACGTCAGCAACGAACGCCTTCGGGCGGCCTACAAGCTCGCCCACCCGAGGGCCTAG
- a CDS encoding DNA-processing protein DprA: MTRQDRLGLSLVAEPGDPRLRNLLLTHEPAEILAAILGRHRLTEARIPEAWVERGRTLDRTAGAVAARAKAAGLRWVTPGDQEWPDALSDLDHVEPVQGATGAPVGLWLRGVGDLGEMAEKSVAIVGARECTTYGAECASDLAADCADAGWTVISGAAFGIDGCAHRGAFLMDAPTAGVLACGADLDYPKSHAALIARIAEVGVVISEQAPGEKPIKNRFLSRNRLIAALTQGTVVVEARERSGSLNTLNWADQLGRATMALPGPVTSQLSAGVHAAIRAGKAVVVTTGREIVAELSGLGAATEEPPSLPLTEFDRLPPAARSTLDGLEWSTPRTVAEIASAVRLSTREVRAALDLLERRDLAIRAGTEWMLARRADVG, translated from the coding sequence GTGACGCGGCAGGACCGGCTCGGCCTGAGCCTCGTGGCCGAGCCCGGCGACCCTCGCCTGCGCAACCTGCTCCTCACGCACGAGCCTGCTGAGATCCTTGCGGCGATCCTCGGACGCCATCGATTGACGGAGGCACGGATTCCGGAGGCCTGGGTCGAGCGAGGTCGCACGCTCGACCGCACGGCCGGGGCCGTCGCCGCGCGGGCCAAGGCAGCCGGCCTGCGCTGGGTGACTCCAGGAGACCAGGAATGGCCCGACGCTCTGTCGGATCTCGACCATGTCGAGCCGGTGCAGGGGGCGACGGGTGCGCCCGTCGGGCTCTGGCTTCGCGGCGTCGGAGATCTGGGCGAGATGGCCGAGAAGAGCGTCGCCATCGTCGGCGCGCGGGAGTGCACGACGTACGGCGCCGAGTGCGCCTCGGACCTGGCTGCGGACTGCGCCGACGCAGGCTGGACGGTGATCAGTGGCGCGGCGTTCGGCATCGATGGCTGTGCGCATCGTGGTGCGTTCCTGATGGACGCCCCGACGGCCGGAGTGCTGGCGTGCGGTGCCGACCTCGACTACCCCAAGTCCCACGCGGCGCTCATCGCCCGGATCGCGGAGGTCGGCGTCGTCATCAGCGAGCAGGCACCGGGGGAGAAGCCGATCAAGAATCGCTTCCTGTCGCGCAACCGGCTGATCGCGGCGCTGACTCAAGGCACGGTCGTCGTCGAGGCGCGCGAGCGGAGTGGCTCGCTCAACACCCTCAACTGGGCCGACCAGCTCGGCCGCGCCACGATGGCCCTCCCCGGACCGGTGACGTCGCAGTTGTCGGCCGGGGTGCACGCGGCCATCCGCGCGGGCAAGGCAGTCGTCGTGACGACCGGGCGCGAGATCGTGGCCGAGCTGTCCGGACTGGGCGCAGCCACCGAGGAGCCACCGTCGCTGCCGCTCACGGAGTTCGACCGACTCCCGCCCGCCGCCCGGTCGACCCTCGACGGCCTCGAGTGGTCGACGCCTCGCACGGTCGCGGAGATCGCCTCTGCCGTGCGGCTCAGCACGCGCGAGGTACGCGCGGCACTCGACCTCCTCGAGCGGCGCGATCTCGCGATCCGCGCCGGGACGGAGTGGATGCTGGCACGGCGCGCCGACGTGGGCTGA
- a CDS encoding YifB family Mg chelatase-like AAA ATPase encodes MAAATHSVTLDGLSGRPIEVEVDISGGLPATVLVGLADTMVNEARDRCRSAVSNSGTTWPDQRVTINLAPSTLPKTGSHYDLAIALAVFAAKALVPAERLAGAVFLGELALDGRLRAIRGVLPATLAALEAGFDRVFVPEVNVPEAELVRGISVIGVRSLRQTVALLTGGEEPDDPPVPPLDEVPGMSWTSADRLAHLDLADIAGQEDSRMALVVAAAGGHHLLMTGPPGIGKTMLAQRLPGLLPDLTHEQSLAVSAVHSVAGVLPSDAPLLTRPPFLDPHHTASAVSIVGGGSKAIRPGALSLAHHGVLFLDEAPEFASNVLEALRQPLESGHVVVSRAAQTAAYPARFQLVLAANPCPCGLSSAVSDQCRCTPLMRRRYSDRLSGPIRDRIDIHRSLSALSRPELANALSGGRSTAELASTVTEARERQAHRLRETSWRLNSEVPGVELRKHWPVSDQGRVLVDQQLRSNKLNARSADRILRLSWSVADLHGHAVPTGDDVDTALSLRRGTPLGSALRDMVQAS; translated from the coding sequence ATGGCCGCCGCGACGCACTCGGTGACGCTCGACGGTCTGTCGGGACGGCCGATCGAGGTCGAGGTCGACATCTCGGGTGGCTTGCCGGCGACCGTTCTCGTCGGCCTGGCCGACACGATGGTCAACGAGGCCCGCGACCGGTGCCGGTCGGCGGTGTCCAACTCCGGCACGACATGGCCCGACCAGCGCGTCACGATCAACCTCGCGCCGTCGACGTTGCCCAAGACCGGATCGCACTACGACCTCGCCATCGCACTCGCGGTGTTCGCGGCCAAGGCACTCGTGCCCGCCGAGCGGCTCGCCGGCGCCGTGTTCCTCGGCGAGCTCGCGCTCGACGGGAGGCTGCGGGCGATACGCGGGGTGCTTCCGGCGACGCTCGCCGCCCTCGAGGCCGGCTTCGACCGGGTCTTCGTCCCCGAGGTCAACGTTCCGGAGGCCGAGCTCGTCCGCGGCATCTCGGTGATCGGCGTGCGCTCGTTGCGGCAGACGGTGGCGCTCTTGACCGGTGGGGAGGAGCCGGACGACCCGCCCGTGCCGCCGCTCGACGAGGTGCCGGGCATGTCGTGGACCTCGGCGGACCGGCTGGCCCACCTCGACCTGGCGGACATCGCGGGTCAGGAGGACTCGCGCATGGCGCTCGTCGTGGCAGCTGCCGGTGGGCACCACCTGCTCATGACCGGGCCGCCGGGCATCGGCAAGACCATGCTGGCTCAACGGCTGCCCGGACTCCTGCCTGACCTGACACACGAGCAGTCGCTCGCAGTGAGCGCGGTGCACTCGGTCGCGGGGGTGCTGCCCAGTGACGCCCCACTCCTGACCCGTCCACCGTTCCTCGACCCGCACCACACCGCGAGTGCCGTGTCGATCGTGGGTGGCGGCAGCAAGGCGATCCGGCCGGGAGCGTTGTCGCTGGCCCACCACGGTGTGCTCTTCCTCGATGAGGCGCCAGAGTTCGCCAGCAACGTCCTCGAGGCGTTGCGCCAGCCGCTCGAGAGCGGTCATGTCGTGGTGTCCCGGGCGGCCCAGACCGCTGCCTACCCGGCACGATTCCAGCTCGTCCTCGCTGCCAACCCCTGTCCGTGCGGCCTGAGCTCCGCGGTCAGCGACCAGTGCCGGTGCACGCCGTTGATGCGTCGCCGCTACTCCGATCGGCTCTCGGGCCCGATCCGGGACCGCATCGACATCCACCGCTCGTTGTCGGCGTTGTCGCGACCCGAGCTGGCCAACGCCCTGAGTGGCGGCCGGTCGACGGCCGAGCTCGCGAGCACCGTCACGGAGGCGCGCGAACGCCAGGCGCACCGGCTGCGTGAGACGTCGTGGCGGCTCAACAGCGAGGTGCCCGGTGTCGAGCTGCGCAAGCACTGGCCGGTCAGCGACCAGGGGCGAGTGCTCGTCGACCAGCAGCTGCGCAGCAACAAGCTCAATGCACGGTCGGCCGACCGCATCCTGCGCCTGTCGTGGAGCGTGGCGGACCTGCACGGCCACGCGGTCCCGACCGGTGACGACGTCGACACCGCGCTGTCCCTGCGGCGTGGCACACCGCTCGGCAGCGCGCTTCGCGACATGGTGCAGGCCTCGTGA
- a CDS encoding YraN family protein has product MNPSVPDAVLVRASTGLGGPVTGPQPGLGAWHRIYPAPEAGVMTYARNKALGSYGERIAAEHLEALGMVVLARNWTCKFGEIDIVARDGSTLVICEVKTRTSNHHGGPFEAITGHKATRLRRLAMHWLEVHDVQPPSLRIDIVSVVVPPRGAPVVDRIAGVA; this is encoded by the coding sequence ATGAACCCCAGTGTGCCGGACGCCGTCCTCGTCCGAGCATCCACAGGGCTCGGCGGCCCGGTCACCGGTCCACAGCCCGGCCTCGGTGCCTGGCACCGCATCTACCCGGCGCCCGAGGCTGGCGTGATGACGTACGCGCGCAACAAGGCCTTGGGCAGCTACGGCGAGCGGATCGCCGCCGAACATCTCGAGGCACTCGGGATGGTCGTGCTGGCTCGCAACTGGACTTGCAAGTTCGGCGAGATCGACATCGTCGCCCGAGACGGGTCCACGCTCGTGATCTGCGAGGTCAAGACCAGGACGAGCAACCATCACGGTGGGCCGTTCGAGGCGATCACGGGGCACAAGGCGACCAGGCTGCGCCGGTTGGCGATGCATTGGCTCGAGGTGCACGACGTGCAGCCGCCGAGCCTGCGCATCGACATCGTCTCGGTCGTCGTGCCGCCTCGCGGTGCTCCGGTCGTCGATCGCATCGCCGGGGTCGCCTGA
- a CDS encoding TetR/AcrR family transcriptional regulator, with protein MSTAYEDSGRVEQKSRTRSALVAAARDLVAQGLAPTVAEAADAAAISRTTAYRYFPNQRSLLAAAHPETGATSMLGDDPPSDPAARLDAVVRRFTGMILETEAQQRTMLRLSLEDDPADRGGQPLRQGRAIGWITEALEPVRDQLSEDELHRLVLAIRSATGIEALVWLTDIGGLSREAAVELMRWSAQSMLEAALGDRS; from the coding sequence ATGTCAACAGCTTACGAGGACAGCGGGCGCGTCGAGCAGAAGAGTCGTACGCGCAGCGCGCTGGTGGCCGCGGCGCGCGACTTGGTGGCCCAGGGCCTGGCGCCCACCGTGGCGGAGGCGGCTGATGCGGCGGCGATCTCACGCACCACCGCGTATCGCTACTTCCCCAACCAGCGCAGTCTGCTCGCGGCGGCACATCCCGAGACCGGTGCGACATCGATGCTCGGTGACGATCCGCCGTCGGATCCGGCGGCCCGGCTCGACGCCGTCGTCCGGAGGTTCACCGGCATGATCCTCGAGACCGAGGCGCAGCAACGGACCATGCTGCGGCTGTCCTTGGAGGACGACCCTGCCGATCGGGGGGGCCAGCCCCTACGGCAGGGCCGGGCGATCGGCTGGATCACCGAGGCGCTGGAGCCCGTACGCGATCAGCTGTCGGAGGACGAGCTGCACCGGCTGGTGCTGGCGATCCGCAGCGCCACCGGGATCGAGGCCCTCGTGTGGCTCACCGACATCGGTGGATTGTCGCGCGAGGCGGCGGTCGAGCTCATGCGATGGTCGGCGCAGTCGATGCTCGAGGCGGCTCTCGGCGATCGCTCCTAG
- a CDS encoding cupin domain-containing protein has product MSATVVPTSVVKAQSEGERRWFAGGGVHTWKVRAEDSNGAFLMFEDRMEQGKVTPLHIHPETDETLVILEGEILAHLDGTEQRVSEGGIMLATRGLPHAFMVTSPFARLLCVQTPGNIESFYWDASDPIADDVDSGEVDFDRIAASGQRNGGITILGPPPFAH; this is encoded by the coding sequence ATGAGCGCAACAGTCGTACCCACGTCCGTCGTCAAGGCTCAGTCCGAGGGCGAGCGGCGGTGGTTCGCCGGCGGCGGCGTCCACACCTGGAAGGTGCGGGCCGAGGACTCCAACGGCGCGTTCCTGATGTTCGAGGACCGCATGGAGCAGGGCAAGGTCACCCCACTCCACATCCATCCCGAGACCGACGAGACCTTGGTCATCCTCGAGGGCGAGATCCTCGCCCATCTCGACGGCACGGAGCAACGCGTCTCCGAGGGCGGCATCATGCTCGCCACGCGCGGGCTCCCCCACGCGTTCATGGTCACCTCACCGTTCGCTCGCCTGCTGTGCGTGCAGACGCCGGGCAACATCGAGTCGTTCTACTGGGACGCCAGCGACCCGATCGCGGACGACGTCGACTCCGGCGAGGTCGACTTCGACCGGATCGCCGCGTCCGGGCAGCGCAACGGCGGGATCACGATCCTCGGGCCGCCGCCCTTCGCGCACTGA
- a CDS encoding GNAT family N-acetyltransferase: MPTIRIEAATAAPWTDVEHTLTGGGDGASCSCQWFMVPRKEFDACSRDEKRTLLRHELEDADVSPALIAYVDGSPAAWVRVGPRPAQPALARSRIVKAGEQPLDDDTVWAITCFVVRREHRGQGLARQLTAAAVDHAAAHGARVVEGYPVDTDRRKASSNELFHGSVGMFSAAGFREVARPTETRAVMAIEVSRRRRAP; the protein is encoded by the coding sequence ATGCCCACGATCCGCATCGAGGCCGCGACCGCAGCCCCATGGACCGATGTCGAGCACACCCTGACCGGCGGCGGTGACGGAGCCAGCTGCTCGTGCCAATGGTTCATGGTCCCGCGCAAGGAGTTCGACGCCTGCAGCAGGGACGAGAAGCGCACGCTGCTCCGTCACGAGCTCGAGGACGCCGACGTCTCCCCGGCGCTCATCGCGTACGTCGACGGGTCCCCGGCCGCGTGGGTGCGGGTCGGTCCGCGGCCGGCACAGCCTGCGCTGGCCCGCTCGCGCATCGTCAAGGCCGGCGAACAACCGCTCGACGACGACACCGTCTGGGCCATCACGTGCTTCGTCGTACGCCGGGAGCATCGCGGGCAGGGCCTGGCCAGGCAGCTGACGGCGGCCGCGGTCGATCACGCGGCAGCCCACGGCGCACGGGTGGTCGAGGGCTATCCGGTCGACACCGACAGGCGCAAGGCCAGCAGCAACGAGCTGTTCCACGGATCCGTCGGCATGTTCAGCGCGGCAGGGTTCCGCGAGGTGGCGCGGCCGACCGAGACCCGTGCCGTCATGGCGATCGAGGTCAGTCGTCGGCGCCGGGCACCTTGA
- a CDS encoding DUF2469 domain-containing protein, which translates to MSSEDLERYESEMELALYREYRDVVTIFKYVVETDRRFYLCNQVDVKVRSETGDAYFEVSMNDAWVWDIYRPARFAKNVKVLTFKDVNVEELQGSDFKVPGADD; encoded by the coding sequence ATGAGCTCTGAGGATCTCGAGCGGTACGAGTCCGAGATGGAGCTCGCGCTCTACCGGGAGTACCGCGACGTCGTCACCATCTTCAAGTACGTCGTCGAGACCGACCGGCGCTTCTACCTGTGCAACCAGGTCGACGTGAAGGTGCGCTCCGAGACCGGGGACGCCTACTTCGAGGTCTCGATGAACGACGCCTGGGTGTGGGACATCTACCGCCCGGCGCGCTTCGCCAAGAACGTCAAGGTGCTGACGTTCAAGGACGTCAACGTCGAGGAGCTGCAGGGCTCGGACTTCAAGGTGCCCGGCGCCGACGACTGA
- a CDS encoding ribonuclease HII, whose amino-acid sequence MAKGSTIRRDAGIYGFERALARQGLHPVAGVDEAGRGACAGPLVAAAVILERPIKGLADSKLLTEARREACFDLIMDRAVDVSVVVIPAAECDRMGLHVANIAALRRALARLAVRPGYVLTDGFPVDGLGAPGLAMWKGDRVAASIAAASVIAKVTRDRMMVQMHDDYPAYDFATHKGYSTPQHQAALQQHGPCAEHRRRYVNVRAAMEGAVEA is encoded by the coding sequence CTGGCCAAGGGATCCACGATCCGGCGTGATGCCGGCATCTACGGTTTCGAGCGCGCGCTGGCCCGCCAAGGTCTGCACCCCGTCGCGGGTGTCGACGAGGCGGGCCGCGGCGCGTGTGCCGGCCCTCTGGTGGCAGCCGCCGTCATCCTCGAACGACCCATCAAGGGCCTGGCCGACTCCAAGCTGCTCACCGAGGCACGCCGCGAGGCCTGCTTCGACCTGATCATGGATCGCGCGGTCGACGTGTCGGTCGTGGTCATCCCGGCCGCCGAGTGCGACCGGATGGGCCTGCACGTCGCCAACATCGCCGCGCTGCGCCGAGCCCTGGCCCGCCTCGCCGTGCGCCCCGGCTACGTCCTCACCGACGGCTTCCCGGTCGACGGTCTCGGCGCGCCGGGCCTCGCGATGTGGAAGGGTGACCGCGTCGCCGCCTCGATCGCCGCTGCGTCGGTCATCGCCAAGGTCACCCGTGACCGCATGATGGTGCAGATGCACGACGACTATCCGGCATACGATTTCGCCACGCACAAGGGTTACAGCACTCCGCAGCACCAGGCGGCACTCCAGCAGCACGGCCCGTGCGCCGAGCACCGCCGCAGATACGTCAACGTACGAGCAGCAATGGAAGGCGCGGTTGAAGCATGA